From Rutidosis leptorrhynchoides isolate AG116_Rl617_1_P2 chromosome 3, CSIRO_AGI_Rlap_v1, whole genome shotgun sequence, a single genomic window includes:
- the LOC139897100 gene encoding pyruvate dehydrogenase E1 component subunit beta-3, chloroplastic-like, whose product MASIFQVIGAATAAVSSSTSFDTKKFQLCSRRSVSERKSSFVVVKASGSNRIGSRADQLVTNAVATKADTPPAASKPGHELLLFEALREGLEEEMERDARVCVMGEDVGHYGGSYKVTKGLADKYGDLRVLDTPIAENSFTGMGIGAAMTGLRPIIEGMNMGFLLLAFNQISNNCGMLHYTSGGQFKIPVVIRGPGGVGRQLGAEHSQRLESYFQSIPGIQMVACSTPYNAKGLMKAAIRSDNPVILFEHVLLYNLKERIPDEEYVLNLEEAEMVRPGEHVTILTYSRMRYHVMQAAKTLVNKGYDPEVIDIRSLKPFDLYTIGNSIKKTHLVLIVEECMRTGGIGASLTAAINENFNDYLDAPIVCLSSQDVPTPYAGTLEEWTVVQPPQIVAAVEQLCR is encoded by the exons ATGGCTTCGATTTTTCAAGTAATCGGAGCTGCAACAGCTGCGGTATCATCGTCCACTTCTTTTGACACCAAAAAATTTCAGTTATGCTCTCGCAGATCCGTTTCAG AAAGGAAATCGAGTTTTGTTGTAGTGAAAGCTAGTGGATCGAATCGGATAGGTAGCAGAGCTGATCAATTGGTTACAAATGCTGTTGCA ACAAAGGCTGATACTCCTCCAGCAGCATCTAAACCTGG TCATGAGTTATTACTCTTTGAAGCTCTCCGAGAAGGTTTGGAAGAAGAAATGGAGAGAGATGCACGTGTATGTGTCATGGGAGAAGATGTAGGCCATTATGGTGGGTCCTACAAGGTCACCAAAGGACTAGCCGATAAATACGGCGATCTGAGGGTCCTCGACACCCCGATCGCCGAAAACTCGTTCACCGGAATGGGAATCGGTGCCGCTATGACCGGATTAAGACCAATCATCGAAGGAATGAACATGGGTTTCCTTCTTTTAGCTTTTAATCAAATCTCCAATAACTGTGGTATGCTTCATTATACATCTGGTGGTCAGTTCAAAATTCCAGTTGTTATTAGAGGACCAGGTGGGGTCGGACGCCAGCTAGGCGCCGAACATTCGCAACGTCTCGAGTCGTATTTCCAATCTATTCCTGGAATTCAAATGGTTGCGTGTTCAACTCCTTATAATGCTAAAGGACTAATGAAAGCAGCTATCCGAAGTGACAACCCGGTTATCCTTTTCGAACATGTTTTACTTTACAACCTTAAAGAACGAATTCCTGATGAAGAATATGTTTTAAATCTCGAAGAAGCTGAAATGGTCAGGCCGGGAGAACATGTCACGATTCTGACGTACTCTAGGATGAGATATCATGTAATGCAGGCGGCTAAAACTTTGGTCAACAAGGGTTATGACCCTGAAGTTATTGATATTAGATCGTTAAAGCCGTTTGATCTTTATACAATTGGGAACTCGATTAAGAAGACTCACCTTGTGCTTATTGTGGAGGAATGCATGAGAACTGGTGGAATTGGTGCAAGTTTGACTGCTGCGATTAATGAAAACTTTAATGACTATTTGGATGCACCGATTGTGTGTTTGTCTTCACAAGATGTGCCTACTCCATATGCAGGGACTCTAGAGGAATGGACCGTGGTCCAGCCTCCCCAGATTGTGGCTGCAGTCGAGCAGCTCTGCCGGTAG